Below is a genomic region from Granulicella sp. L56.
TCGTCATCGATGGCGTAGTCGTCATTCCAAACGGCGCTGCCGTCTCCGGCCGCGTCGATGCCGTGCAGGAAGCTGCACACTTCAAAGGCAACTCCCTGCTGACCATTGAACTCACCGGCCTACGCCATCGGGGCGACGGCGTCGCCCTCTCCACCGAACCTTACAGCGTGGCGGGCAAGGGACGCGGCAAGAACACAGCCATCAAGACCGGCGGCGGCGCAGCCGTGGGAGCTATCCTCGGCGGCATCTTCGGCGGCGGCAAGGGCGCTGCCATCGGGGCCGCGGCAGGTGGTGGAGTCGGTGCCGGAAGCAACGCCATCACCCGGGGCGAGCAGGTCCAGATTCCCTCGGAAAGCCTGATCCGCTTCCATCTCACGAACACCATCTCTCTCCGCGTCTCCAACAACAGTGCACGAAACGCATCCGATAGCCCAGATAACCCCAACCTCCAGCAACGGCCTGATTCTCAGCAGCAATAGCAGGCGCACCCAATCGCTGGTTCAGCTTCATCGTCCCTATCCACGTGGCGGCAAGGTATTCGCCGCCACTCCTGATCGATATTTTCCTGCGCACCCTTCGTGTAAACTTGGTATCAGCGGGCCAGAAAAACCCATGCACGATGCTTCTTTTACCGAAAGAAATTTACTTCTTTGAGGTACTCCGTCTTGACGAAGGCATCGCCTAACACCACGGTTAACATTACGAAGAAGCCATCAGGGTTTCTCACCTTCACCCTGCATGCTCACCTGCCCTACGTCGTCAACCACGGCACCTGGCCACATGGCATGGAGTGGCTGCACGAGGCTGCCGCCGAAACATATCTGCCGCTGCTTCGCGTCTTAAAGAATCTTGAACGCGACAAGATCCGCTTCAACTGCAATCTCAATCTCTCTCCCATCCTGCTCGAACAACTCTCGCACCCCGTGTTCATCGCGGAGTTCCCGAAGTATCTCGGGCGAAAGATCGTCGCCGCGCAGGAAGACGAGGCGTTCTTCACGCAGTCCGGCGAGGCCCACTACGCCGAGACCGCGCGCTTCTGGCATCGCTTTTTCTCGCAGGCGCTCGAAGACTTCAACCACTTCGACCAGAACATCATCAAGGCCTTCCGCCACTTCAACGACATCGGCCTGATCGACATCATCACCTGCGGCGCCACCCACGGCTACATGCCGCTGCTGGGCACCGACGAGAGCGTTCGTGCGCAGATTCGCACTGCTGTCACGACCCACATCCGCCACATCGGTCAGCACCCAAAGGGCATCTGGGCTCCCGAGTGCGGCTATCGTCCCGCTGGCTTCTGGAACTATCCCGTGGCCAATGCAGACGGCACACCGACACCTCCGGGCTTCGACCGCATCGGCGTCGAGCAGGCGCTCTCTGAATCCAACATCGATTTTTTCTTCGTCGATACGCACCTCGTCGAAGAGTCGCATCGCGTTCCCTCGCCTTACGAACTGAAGAACGGTGCCGTTCCGACCGACGAACAGACTGAGCAGATGACGCACCGCGACTACCGCCGCCTCTACCAGCCTTATTACGTCGACGGCCCCTACGATAAAGCCCACGCCACCACCATCTTTCCTCGCGATCCGCGTACCGGTGTCCAGGTCTGGTCCGGCGAGAGCGGCTATCCCGGCGACGGTACCTATCTCGACTTCCACAAAAAACGCTGGCCGGGCGGTCATCGCTACTGGCGTGTTACCGGCCCCAAGGTCGACATGGGCGACAAGCAGCCCTACTACCCGCAGGAGGCCGCAGAGCGCGTGAAGTCTCACGCCGCCAACTACGTCCATCTCGTGTGGGAGGCGCTCCAGTCGGGCTTCAACGATGCCATTCCGCCGATTCTCTGCTCTCCCTTTGACGCAGAGCTCTTCGGCCACTGGTGGTTTGAGGGGACGTTGTGGCTCGAGGCTGTCGCTCGCAGCATCCACGACCATAACACGGGCATCCAGCTCATCAGTTGCGCCGAATATCTGGACCGTTATCCTCGCGCAGGCTTCATCGCCATGCACGAAGGCTCATGGGGAGCCGAGGGCAACAACCATGTCTGGATGAACCCCGAGACCTCGTGGACTTACACCCACATCTATCCCGCCGAGCTTTACACCCGCGACGTCTGTACTGCAGGCCACTGGTGCAAGTCCGCGCTGGGCAAGCGCATCATGCAACAGCTCTGCCGCGAGCTGCTGCTACTCGAGTCCTCAGACTGGCAGTTCCTCATCACGACAGGCGCTGCTCGCGACTACGCGGAAATTCGCTTCCTCACGCACAACGACCAGTTCAACGAGGTCAAAGCCATCTGGCAGGGCTTTGAATCGAGCGGCAGCCTCACGCCGACGCAGGAGACTCGCCTCGCGGAGATCGAACTGCGCGACAGCGTCTTCCCTGACATCGACCCCGGTTTATGGGTTGCCGGAGCCCATCAGGTCCGCGAAGCGGAAGGCCTAGCGAGGATTCACGCCGAAGCAACGCCTGCACCTGCCGCAGACGCTGCGACCGCTTGATTCAGGCGCAATAGCAATGAAGGAGCAGCTCCCTTTGAGTTGCTCCTTTTTTCGCGCCTAAAATAAGAGTGTGGCTCTCGCATCGTCAACCTCGACGCAACCAACGCTGACACCAGCAACAAAACCCCGATCCATGAGTCGCCGCTCTCCGCTCGTACTGTGGCATCTTCTCTCGCTCGATGCACCCACCATCGCCGCTCTGTGGGTATGGTTTATCGCTGCCGCCGACCACATCCGCCTTCCACTCTCTTCCATCGCCGCGATGTTCATCGCTGTGTGGATGCTCTATGCCGCCGACCGTCTTCTCGACACACGGCTGCTCGACAGCCAGTCCCGGCAGGAGCAACATCTCGAAGCCCGCCACTACTTCCACCACCGCCACCGCAGCGCCTTCCTCACAGGGATACTGCTGGCCTCCGCGGCCCTCGCGCCGCTTCTCCTACGCCTCTCCACTGAAGCAATCCACCTCTATCTGATTCTGGGCGGCCTTCTCTTCGGATACTTCATCCTCATCCACGCCACCCGCAGCGCCCACCGCTTCCCCAAGGAGATCGCCGTGGGCATCTTCTTCGCCGCTGCCACCTTCATCCCCACCGTCGCGCGCCAGCCCGAACTGCGTCTTGCACTGCTACCATCAGCGCTTCTTCTGGGGATGCTTTGCAGTCTTAACTGCCTCTTCATCTACGCATGGGAGCATGATCCCCAACGTTCATCCGCTCCTGATCACCCTACCCACGCCACTACCCGCTTCGCTCTCCGCCATCTGCCCCTCTTTGCCATCGTCATTGCTCTCGCGGGAACAATCCTCGCCATCTTCCATCACCGCGCTCCGTGGTCAATTCCGCTTGCAACCGTCATCTCTGCCGCTCTTCTGCTCGTACTGCATGCTCGTCGCCACCACATCTCCCCACTGACGCTTCGTGCTACCGCCGATCTGGTGCTGCTGACTCCAATGCTTCTCATCGCCTTTCTCCGTTGATGAATTCGATGAACTCTGATCCCAACTTCAACCCCATAGCCCGCCCCTACCGCTGGCTCGAGTACCTCACCCTCGGCCGTACCCTGGAACGTTGCCGCCTGCACTTCCTCCCAAAACTTCTCGGCCAGAAAAAAGCCCTCGTCCTCGGCGACGGAGACGGCCGCTTCCTCGCGGCCTTCATGGCCTCCAACCCTCACATCCACGTTGACGCCGTAGACTCCAGCGCGACCATGCTCCAACTCTTAAGCAAGCGTTGCGAAGTCAGCGCCGCACGCCTTGAAATCCACCACACCAGCGCACTCACCTTCGCGCCCACCGAAGCTTACGACCTCGTCGTCACCCATTTTTTTCTCGACTGCCTCAGCCAATCCGATCTAGAAGCCCTCATCGCCCGAATCACTCCCACGCTCACCTCAAAAGCTCTTTGGCTCATCTCCGACTTCCGCATCCCAGAGGGACACATGCGTCTCCCCGCACACATCCTCGTGCGAGCTCTCTACCTTGCATTCCGCATCATCACCGGTCTCCGCACGACTCACCTCCCCGACTACGCCACGCCCCTCGCCAAAGCCGGACTGACACGCATCGTCCATCACTATTCGCTCGGAGGTCTACTGACCACCGAACTCTGGCAGATCGAATCGAGTCCCATTGCATTCGCCCCACCTTAACCAGTACGCTGTGGATGGCGCATCCAAACCGCGCAGCCAGCAAATGAACAAGCCCTACACAATGCGAAAGTGGCGAAATTGGCAGACGCACCAGACTTAGGATCTGGCGGAGCAATCCATAGGGGTTCAAGTCCCCTCTTTCGCACCAAATTCTTTACCATCCGCCCCACAAAGCAGTCTCTCGAAAGCGATCCAAATGAGCCAGCCCAAGACCACGGCCAACCAGCCGACTGAACAGCCCGCACTCCGACTCACCAACACCGAGAACTATCGCGAAGACTACGCCAACAGCGTTCAGGTCCGCATGAGCGTATGGGACTTCTTCCTCGTCTTCGGCACCATGACCCAGGACACTCCCGAAGAGCTGCATGTCAAGAACTTCGAGGGCATCTACCTCAGCCCGCAGCAGGCCAAGGCCCTGTGGAACGTCCTCGGCCATAACCTCGCCCAGTACGAACAGGCCTTCGGCCAGATCACGCTGGAGCAGGTTCCTCCGTCGCCCAACGGCCCCGTCCACTAAGAGAGTGCGAACCCCGGAGAAATTCAGCGGCGCAAGGCCCGGCAACTCCGCACCGGGCGACATCTCCCTCTGGATGCTCTTCCCGCTCTTTTTCGCCGCTGTCTATCTCTCCCATCTCACCCTCCTTCGTCTCCCTTATTTCTGGGATGAAGGCGGCTACTACATTCCTGCCGCGTGGGACTTCTTCCGCACCGGCAGCCTCATTCCGCAGACCACCGTCACCAACGCCCATCCACCGTTGCCTTCCATCCTGCTTGCGGCGTGGTGGCATCTGTCGGGATTCGTCGTCAGCGGCACGCGAACGCTCGTCTGCATCGTCAGCGCCTCGGCCCTTCTCGGCGTCTACAAACTCACACGAACTCTTGCCGGAGCCACCGCAGCCGCAGTCGTCACCTTCCTTACCGCAATCTATCCCATATGGTTCGCGCAAAGCACGCTCGCACACGCCGACATCTTCGCCGCCGCCTTCACTCTCTGGGGCCTCGCCTTCTACTTCGACCACGACGAGGCAAATCGAAGCACGACAAAGAGCCAAATCCTCGCGGCCGTCATGTTCTCTCTCTCGGTCCTCTCCAAAGAGACCGCGATCATCACTCCTGCGGCGCTCGCGCTATGGGAGGCAATCCTCTTCCTGCAAACCCAAGACAAAGCCTCCAGCAGACGCGAAACCCTGCGCTGGCTGGCTGCGCTCCTCTTCCCCATCGCACCGCTCGTAGCCTGGTACGCCTACCATTACCACCGCACCGGTTTCATCTTCGGCAACCCCGAGTTTCTCCGCTACAACGCCACCGCGAACCTCAGCGCCTACCGCATTGCTCTCTGCCTCTGGCACCGCTTCCTGCACCTGACGACGCACATGAACCTGTTCGTCCCGGTCGTTGCCACAGTAGCCGTCTTCCTGATTCCAGTAACATCCCCCGCGGCTCCACAAGCGATTCGCAAATCCGCGCTCAAGGCCATCGCCGTCATCCTTCTCGCCAACTGGATCGCCTTCTCCATCCTCGGCGGAGCGCTGCTCACCCGCTATCTTCTGCCGATGTACCCTCTGGTGCTGCTCCTCTGCGTCTCGACATGGCGCCGTCATCTGCGCCAGTGGTGGCTCATCGCCGCGCTCAGTACAGCGGCCTTCCTTAGCGGTATCTGGATCAATCCACCCTATGCCTTCGCGCCGGAAGACAACCTCACCTACCGCGACATGATCGTTCTGCACCAGCAGGCCGTCCAGTTCATCGAGCACAACTACCCTCAGGCCACCGTCCTCACTGCATGGCCCGCAACGTCCGAACTCTCCCGTCCCGAGATCGGCTACACCCACCACTCCATCAAGACCGTAGCCATTCCCAACTTCTCCATCGAGCAGATGCAGAAAGCCGCAGCCGACCCCGGAGCCTACGACACCGCCTTCATCTTCTCTACTAAATGGGAGCCACCACCCGGCACCATCAACCTCGGCAAGCCAAACGAATCCGAAGACACGAAGTTCTTCGACTTCCACCACGACATGCATCCCGCCGCCGCCGCAGCCCTTCTGCACGGAGAGGTCGTCTGGCAGGCTCACCGCAAGGGCGAGTGGGCCGCCGTCCTTCGCTTCCCCCGCTCGGTAGACGCATCGCTCACGCTGCCGCGCTAACGTCCAAGCTCTATACTCATAGCTGTGCTGAGACCGTTAAACCTGCGCTCGATTCTCCGAAAAAAATGGCTGCCCGCTGCACTCCTCCTGTGCTGCTCCCTTGGCCTCTTGCCCCGCGCACATGCGGCACAAAACGCTGCTGACGCTGAACCGCCTCAGGCGATGGGCCGCGTCGTCCTTGTGCTCCCCTTCGACAACCGCTCCGGCCAGCCCAATCTCGACTGGATCGGTGACTCGTTCCCCGACACGCTGAATCAGCGCCTCACCTCAGCCGGGTTCCTTACTCTCTCCACTGACGACCGCCAGTTCGCGCTCGACCATCTTGGTCTGCCTGTCGACTTCAAGCCCACCCGTGCCACGACCATCCGCATCGCCCAGACGCTCGACGCCAACTTCGTCATCGTGGGCAGCTACACGGTTAGTAACAACCGCATTAATGTGCAGGCGCAGATTCTGAACGTCGACAAGCTCAGTCTGTCGCAGCCACTCGCTGACTCCAGCGATCTGCCGCGCCTGTTCGACGTCGAAAACTCCATTGCATGGACGATCGCAAAACGCATCGATCCCCACTTCAACGTCGCGCAGCAAACTTTTCTCGCCGCTGCAGGTGGCGTTCCCCTCAACTCGTTTGAGAACTACATTCGCGGCATCAGTGCAGCATCGCCACAGGAGCAGATCAAGCGTCTCCAGATGGCCATTGCGTTGACGCCCAATTACGCTGCCGCTCTGCTTGCGCTGGGCAAGGCGCAGTTCACCCAGCGCGAATACGATCAGGCTGCCGCCACCCTCGCCAAGGTTCCTCACAGCGACCGCCGCGCGCTCGAAGCCGGCTTCTATCTCGGCCTCGCCCGCTTCAACTCCGGCAAATATGCCGACGCCGAGACAGCATTCGGCTTCGTTGCCAGCCGTCTTCCGCTTCCCGAGGTCGTCAACAACCAGGGCGTCGCCGCCAGCCGTCAGGGCCACAACGCCGTTCCCCTCTTCCAGCGCGCCTCCACCGCCGACCCCAATGACGCGGACTATCACTACAACCTCGCCGTATCTCTGCTCCGCCAGGGCGATTTTGCCGGCGCGCAGCGAGAGGTCGATGAGACCCTGAAGCTCCGCCCTGCCGACAATGAAGCGGCGTTGCTCAAGGCGCGCATCCACTCCGGCAGAAGCCTCAAGCCCTCTCCAGCAGCCACCCCCAAGGCCGATACAGCCAACGCCGCAACGACCTCATCCGACGACTCCGACTTCGACCCCTTGGAGCGCATTCGCAGGACCTACTCCGAAGCCTCCTTCCATCAGGCAGCCTTTCAGCTCGACCAGATGCGTTCCATGCGACTCGCCAACCTGCCGCCTGCAAAACAGGCTGTTGAATACACGCAGTCGGGCAACGAATATCTCACACAAGGGCTGATTCCCGAAGCCGAGCAGGAGTTTCAGGCGGCCATCACCGCCGACCCCGCCAGTGCCGACTCTCACACCGGACTCGCCCAGGTACGCGAACACACCGGCGACATCGACAACGCGCGCGCCGAGGCGCAAACCTCTCTCAAGCTCCATCCCACCGCTGGAGCGTACACTCTTCTCGCCAAGATCGAACTCGAAGCCAAACAGATGGACGCCTCCGCCGCCGATGTAAGCAGCGCCCTCAAGCTCGACCCCAAAGACCCGGCAGCGCTGGCCATGCGACAAGCGCTGCTCGCGCGCGGACAGCGCATCCCATGAAGACCTCGCTGAAGTTCCTCTTCGCACTCGCCTTCATCCTCTCCTGCCTTCTGCCCGTGGCCGCGCGCGCCGACTCCGCAAAGCCCGTCACCAAGCCGATCGCGGTCAAACTGATCATCCACGACACGGTTCAGCCCATCACCGCCGATTATCTCCAGCGCGGACTCAACGAGGCCGCACGCATCCACGCCAGCGCGGTCATCGTCTCACTCGGCACTCCGGGCGGCCTGCTCGAATCGACCCGCGTCATGGTCGAGTCCATCGAAAAATCTCCTGTTCCGGTCATCGTCTATATCTCTCCCACTGGTAGCCGTGCCGGATCAGCAGGTTTCTTTCTGCTCGAAGCCGCAGACGTAGCCGCCATGGCACCCGGAACCAACGCCGGAGCCTCCCATCCTGTTACAGAAGGCCGTGAGCCCGACGCCATTCTCAAGCAGAAGATCGAAAATGACGCCGCGGCCTTTCTCCGCTCCTACGTCTCTCGCCGCGGACGCAACGTACAGGCCGCCGAAGACGCCGTCCGCAACTCGAAATCCTACAGCGATGAGGAGGCCCTCAACCTCAAACTCATCGACCTCATCGCCAATAATGACCAGACGCTGCTGTCCTCGCTCGACGGCCGCGAGATCAAGCGCTTTGACGGCAGCTCCGAAACCTTTCACCTTCAAGGCGCGACCATCACCACAATCGCGCCCTCGTTGCGTGAGCGGCTCCTCACCCGCCTCACCGATCCCAACCTCGCTGTCCTTATGCTTGTGCTCGGCGGCCTGCTGATCTATCTCGAATTCAACGTTCCCGGAACCATCATCCCCGGCTCCATCGGAACCCTACTCGTTCTGCTCAGCCTCTTCGGCCTGAACCTCCTGCCCATCCGCCACACGGCAGTCCTTCTGCTGATCGCAGCCGTCATTCTGATGGTGCTCGAAACCAAGTTCGCCAGCCACGGCATGTTGGCCCTCTCGGGAACCATCTGCCTTGTCTTCGGCTTAGCTACGCTGGTCAGCTCCTCCGTCCCGGAACTACAGGTCCACACCGGCACCGCAGTCGGCGCGGGCATCGGCTTCGGGGCCATCTCCTTCGGCCTCGCCTGGATCGCCCTGCGCGCCCGTCGCGGCAAAGTCCTCACTGGTCCTCAGGCCATGCTCGGAGCCACCGCCGTCGCACAGACTCCACTTACCCCCAATGGTCAGGTCGAAATCCGTGGTGAGCTATGGCAAGCCTCTCTCCGCAACCATGCCACGCTGCCCGCCGGGGCCACCGTCCTCGTACGCAGCGTCGAGGGCCTCACCCTGATCGTCGAGGCCGCTGGAGATTCCACCCCCTCCTGAGCCGCACCACCACGGCAACCGAGGTAAACTGAAATGAGTATCAGTTCGCGCTAAAAGTAACTAGCCAAAAGTACGATCCTACGATCCAAGGGAGTCTCGTCTCGATGTTGAATGTGTCCCGCCTGTCCTGTGTCTGGAGTGTTTCGCTTTGCCTGCTCGCAACTCTGGCGACACCAACCGCAAAGGCCCAATCCCCCGCCCTCCAGAAACAGCTCGACCGCATTGACTTCAGCGTCAACGGCATCGGCCAGTTCAACGGCAGCGGCAGCGGCATCCCCAAGAGCGGGCCCACTGACGCCAATGGAAACCCTCTCACCGTCGATCTCTCGACCGGAAACACTCTCGGCGCGCTGATCACTATCCGTTACGTCAAATCTCCCTACGTCGGCTTTGAAGGCAATTACACCTACGCTCGCTACACCGAGACCTTCACCCCCTTCGGCTCTCCCACAAGCGGCGGCGCGGCTACAGCGGGCGTTCAGACCAATGCCTCCGAGTACACCCTGGGCTACGTCGCCCATACGCCGAAGCTGTTCACGTTGCAGCCATTCCTCTCTGCCGGACTTGGCACCATCGCCTTCCGCCCTACTACCTTCGGTGGCCAGTCACTCCGCGAACAGGCCCGTGCGGCCTACTACTATTCGGCCGGAGTCGAGGACGCGATCTCACCCCACTTCGGTCTCCGCGCCCAGTTCCGCCAGGTCTTCTTCCTCGCCCCTGACTTTGGACAGAACTACCTGACCATCCTTCACCACACCTCGACCTACGAGCCTGGTGTCGGTTTCTACCTCCGCTTCTAATTCACTTCCAGAAGTTATCCGCAGCCCGGCGAAATCATCCTTCGCTGGGCTGAAAACTTTAAGCTACAAACTCCAGCCGCCCCTTCGCCATCACCGAGTGCCGCGCTGCCGCGTCTCTCCCCGGAAAGTCGTTCCGGTAATGCGCTCCCCTGCTCTCCTCCCGTCCCAGCGCCGCAGCAACGATCAATCCAGCCACGGTATGCAGATTGCGTGCCTCCAACGCTCGCCGGAACATCCCTCGCGGCATCGTCACCGCCAGCGCATCCAGACCA
It encodes:
- a CDS encoding trans-aconitate 2-methyltransferase — its product is MNSDPNFNPIARPYRWLEYLTLGRTLERCRLHFLPKLLGQKKALVLGDGDGRFLAAFMASNPHIHVDAVDSSATMLQLLSKRCEVSAARLEIHHTSALTFAPTEAYDLVVTHFFLDCLSQSDLEALIARITPTLTSKALWLISDFRIPEGHMRLPAHILVRALYLAFRIITGLRTTHLPDYATPLAKAGLTRIVHHYSLGGLLTTELWQIESSPIAFAPP
- a CDS encoding DUF3467 domain-containing protein, yielding MSQPKTTANQPTEQPALRLTNTENYREDYANSVQVRMSVWDFFLVFGTMTQDTPEELHVKNFEGIYLSPQQAKALWNVLGHNLAQYEQAFGQITLEQVPPSPNGPVH
- a CDS encoding nodulation protein NfeD, translating into MKTSLKFLFALAFILSCLLPVAARADSAKPVTKPIAVKLIIHDTVQPITADYLQRGLNEAARIHASAVIVSLGTPGGLLESTRVMVESIEKSPVPVIVYISPTGSRAGSAGFFLLEAADVAAMAPGTNAGASHPVTEGREPDAILKQKIENDAAAFLRSYVSRRGRNVQAAEDAVRNSKSYSDEEALNLKLIDLIANNDQTLLSSLDGREIKRFDGSSETFHLQGATITTIAPSLRERLLTRLTDPNLAVLMLVLGGLLIYLEFNVPGTIIPGSIGTLLVLLSLFGLNLLPIRHTAVLLLIAAVILMVLETKFASHGMLALSGTICLVFGLATLVSSSVPELQVHTGTAVGAGIGFGAISFGLAWIALRARRGKVLTGPQAMLGATAVAQTPLTPNGQVEIRGELWQASLRNHATLPAGATVLVRSVEGLTLIVEAAGDSTPS
- a CDS encoding glycoside hydrolase family 57 protein, whose protein sequence is MTKASPNTTVNITKKPSGFLTFTLHAHLPYVVNHGTWPHGMEWLHEAAAETYLPLLRVLKNLERDKIRFNCNLNLSPILLEQLSHPVFIAEFPKYLGRKIVAAQEDEAFFTQSGEAHYAETARFWHRFFSQALEDFNHFDQNIIKAFRHFNDIGLIDIITCGATHGYMPLLGTDESVRAQIRTAVTTHIRHIGQHPKGIWAPECGYRPAGFWNYPVANADGTPTPPGFDRIGVEQALSESNIDFFFVDTHLVEESHRVPSPYELKNGAVPTDEQTEQMTHRDYRRLYQPYYVDGPYDKAHATTIFPRDPRTGVQVWSGESGYPGDGTYLDFHKKRWPGGHRYWRVTGPKVDMGDKQPYYPQEAAERVKSHAANYVHLVWEALQSGFNDAIPPILCSPFDAELFGHWWFEGTLWLEAVARSIHDHNTGIQLISCAEYLDRYPRAGFIAMHEGSWGAEGNNHVWMNPETSWTYTHIYPAELYTRDVCTAGHWCKSALGKRIMQQLCRELLLLESSDWQFLITTGAARDYAEIRFLTHNDQFNEVKAIWQGFESSGSLTPTQETRLAEIELRDSVFPDIDPGLWVAGAHQVREAEGLARIHAEATPAPAADAATA
- a CDS encoding tetratricopeptide repeat protein; translation: MPRAHAAQNAADAEPPQAMGRVVLVLPFDNRSGQPNLDWIGDSFPDTLNQRLTSAGFLTLSTDDRQFALDHLGLPVDFKPTRATTIRIAQTLDANFVIVGSYTVSNNRINVQAQILNVDKLSLSQPLADSSDLPRLFDVENSIAWTIAKRIDPHFNVAQQTFLAAAGGVPLNSFENYIRGISAASPQEQIKRLQMAIALTPNYAAALLALGKAQFTQREYDQAAATLAKVPHSDRRALEAGFYLGLARFNSGKYADAETAFGFVASRLPLPEVVNNQGVAASRQGHNAVPLFQRASTADPNDADYHYNLAVSLLRQGDFAGAQREVDETLKLRPADNEAALLKARIHSGRSLKPSPAATPKADTANAATTSSDDSDFDPLERIRRTYSEASFHQAAFQLDQMRSMRLANLPPAKQAVEYTQSGNEYLTQGLIPEAEQEFQAAITADPASADSHTGLAQVREHTGDIDNARAEAQTSLKLHPTAGAYTLLAKIELEAKQMDASAADVSSALKLDPKDPAALAMRQALLARGQRIP
- a CDS encoding glycosyltransferase family 39 protein, producing MRTPEKFSGARPGNSAPGDISLWMLFPLFFAAVYLSHLTLLRLPYFWDEGGYYIPAAWDFFRTGSLIPQTTVTNAHPPLPSILLAAWWHLSGFVVSGTRTLVCIVSASALLGVYKLTRTLAGATAAAVVTFLTAIYPIWFAQSTLAHADIFAAAFTLWGLAFYFDHDEANRSTTKSQILAAVMFSLSVLSKETAIITPAALALWEAILFLQTQDKASSRRETLRWLAALLFPIAPLVAWYAYHYHRTGFIFGNPEFLRYNATANLSAYRIALCLWHRFLHLTTHMNLFVPVVATVAVFLIPVTSPAAPQAIRKSALKAIAVILLANWIAFSILGGALLTRYLLPMYPLVLLLCVSTWRRHLRQWWLIAALSTAAFLSGIWINPPYAFAPEDNLTYRDMIVLHQQAVQFIEHNYPQATVLTAWPATSELSRPEIGYTHHSIKTVAIPNFSIEQMQKAAADPGAYDTAFIFSTKWEPPPGTINLGKPNESEDTKFFDFHHDMHPAAAAALLHGEVVWQAHRKGEWAAVLRFPRSVDASLTLPR
- a CDS encoding outer membrane beta-barrel protein, yielding MLNVSRLSCVWSVSLCLLATLATPTAKAQSPALQKQLDRIDFSVNGIGQFNGSGSGIPKSGPTDANGNPLTVDLSTGNTLGALITIRYVKSPYVGFEGNYTYARYTETFTPFGSPTSGGAATAGVQTNASEYTLGYVAHTPKLFTLQPFLSAGLGTIAFRPTTFGGQSLREQARAAYYYSAGVEDAISPHFGLRAQFRQVFFLAPDFGQNYLTILHHTSTYEPGVGFYLRF